In one window of Erinaceus europaeus chromosome 17, mEriEur2.1, whole genome shotgun sequence DNA:
- the LOC132534029 gene encoding HIG1 domain family member 1A, mitochondrial-like gives MSSNTDVSLSSYDENQRSKFVRKAKEAPFVPIGMAGFAAIVAYGLYKLKNRGNTKMSLHLIHMRVAAQGFAVGAMTIGMGYSMYKEYWANSKP, from the coding sequence ATGTCAAGCAACAcagatgtgtctctctcttcatatgATGAAAATCAGAGGTCTAAATTTGTACGAAAAGCTAAAGAGGCACCATTTGTCCCCATTGGAATGGCAGGTTTCGCAGCAATTGTCGCATATGGATTATACAAATTGAAGAACAGAGGAAATACTAAGATGTCCCTTCACCTGATCCACATGCGTGTAGCAGCCCAAGGCTTTGCCGTGGGAGCAATGACCATTGGTATGGGATATTCCATGTATAAGGAGTACTGGGCAAATTCTAAGCCTTAG